Proteins encoded within one genomic window of uncultured Sphingopyxis sp.:
- a CDS encoding nitroreductase, with amino-acid sequence MTGVPGYDEVVVGRRSIRGFLDKPVPKELIAEIIGVAMRAPSSFNNQCWNFSVVTGEPLEAIRRGNTDGILAGNPDSREFRRFDKVPDAHRGRQIEIAKQLFGAMGIEREDKDARQDWVLRGFRQFDAPVSIVVTYDRVLLGSDIAPFDCGAVTNALVNAAWSRGLGCVINSQGIMQSPVVREHGRIPDDQVIMICVAMGWPDAAFPANAVVSNRKSLDEAVRFVGFDD; translated from the coding sequence GTGACGGGCGTCCCCGGTTATGACGAGGTCGTCGTCGGACGTCGATCGATCCGCGGCTTCCTCGACAAGCCCGTTCCGAAGGAATTGATCGCGGAGATCATCGGGGTCGCGATGCGCGCGCCTTCGTCCTTCAATAACCAGTGTTGGAATTTCTCGGTCGTCACCGGCGAACCGCTCGAGGCGATCCGCCGCGGCAACACCGACGGCATCCTCGCCGGCAATCCCGACAGCCGCGAATTTCGCCGCTTCGACAAGGTGCCCGACGCGCATCGCGGCCGCCAGATCGAGATCGCCAAGCAATTGTTCGGCGCGATGGGCATCGAACGCGAGGACAAGGACGCGCGGCAGGACTGGGTGCTGCGCGGCTTTCGCCAGTTCGACGCGCCGGTCAGCATCGTCGTCACCTATGACCGCGTCCTGCTCGGCAGCGACATCGCGCCCTTCGATTGCGGCGCGGTCACCAACGCGCTCGTCAACGCCGCCTGGTCGCGCGGGCTCGGCTGCGTGATCAACAGCCAGGGTATCATGCAAAGCCCCGTCGTGCGCGAACATGGGCGCATCCCCGACGACCAGGTCATCATGATCTGCGTCGCGATGGGATGGCCCGATGCCGCTTTTCCGGCAAATGCGGTCGTATCAAACCGCAAGAGTCTCGACGAGGCCGTCCGGTTCGTCGGCTTCGACGACTGA
- the hemA gene encoding 5-aminolevulinate synthase codes for MNYNDIFARAIDRLHEEGRYRVFIDILRNKGAFPNARCFAGHNGPKPITVWCSNDYLAMGQHPKVVAAMEEALHDVGAGSGGTRNIGGNTHYHIDLEHELADLHGKDGALLFTSGYISNEATLGTLGKLLPNCIIYSDELNHASMIAGIRNSGCEKRVWRHNDLAHLEELLAADDPEAAKLIAFESVYSMDGDIAPIHAICDLAEKYNALTYCDEVHAVGMYGPRGGGISDRDEAAHRITIIEGTLGKAFGVMGGYIAAEKNIIDVIRSYAPGFIFTTSLSPVLVAGVLASVRHLKASSVERDAQQAAAAYLKQSFRDAGLPVMDSTTHIVPLMVGDPVRAKKISDILLAEYGVYVQPINFPTVPRGTERLRFTPGPTHDEAMMRELTEALVEIWDRLELQLQKAA; via the coding sequence GTGAACTACAACGACATCTTCGCACGCGCGATCGACCGGCTGCACGAAGAGGGGCGCTACCGCGTCTTCATCGACATCCTCCGTAACAAGGGCGCTTTTCCGAACGCGCGCTGCTTTGCCGGCCACAACGGGCCGAAGCCGATCACCGTCTGGTGCTCGAACGACTATCTCGCGATGGGCCAGCACCCCAAGGTCGTCGCCGCGATGGAAGAGGCGCTGCACGACGTCGGCGCCGGATCGGGCGGCACGCGCAACATCGGCGGCAACACCCATTATCACATCGATCTCGAACATGAACTCGCCGACTTGCACGGCAAGGATGGGGCGCTGCTCTTCACCTCGGGCTATATCTCGAACGAAGCGACGCTCGGCACGCTCGGCAAGCTGCTGCCGAACTGCATCATCTATTCGGACGAATTGAACCACGCCTCGATGATCGCGGGCATCCGCAACTCGGGCTGCGAGAAGCGCGTGTGGCGCCACAACGACCTCGCGCACCTCGAGGAACTGCTCGCCGCCGACGATCCCGAGGCGGCGAAGCTGATCGCGTTCGAAAGCGTCTATTCGATGGATGGCGACATCGCGCCGATCCACGCGATCTGCGACCTCGCCGAAAAATATAACGCCCTCACCTATTGCGACGAGGTTCACGCCGTCGGCATGTACGGCCCGCGCGGCGGCGGCATTTCGGACCGCGACGAGGCGGCGCACCGCATCACGATCATCGAGGGCACGCTCGGCAAGGCGTTCGGCGTTATGGGCGGCTATATCGCCGCCGAGAAGAATATCATCGACGTGATCCGCAGCTATGCGCCGGGCTTCATCTTCACGACCAGCCTGTCGCCGGTGCTCGTCGCGGGCGTGCTCGCGAGCGTGCGGCACCTCAAGGCGTCGAGCGTCGAGCGCGATGCGCAGCAAGCCGCCGCCGCCTATCTCAAGCAGAGCTTCCGCGACGCCGGCCTGCCGGTGATGGATTCGACGACGCATATCGTCCCGTTGATGGTCGGCGATCCGGTGCGCGCGAAGAAGATCAGCGACATATTGCTCGCCGAATATGGCGTCTATGTGCAGCCGATCAATTTCCCGACCGTGCCGCGCGGCACCGAACGCCTGCGCTTCACCCCCGGCCCGACGCACGACGAAGCGATGATGCGCGAGCTGACCGAGGCGCTGGTCGAAATCTGGGACCGGCTCGAACTGCAGCTTCAGAAGGCGGCGTGA
- the murI gene encoding glutamate racemase, giving the protein MHAPPPDAPILFFDSGLGGLSVLGPTRVLLPTAPIVYAADYAGLPYGKKSDEELAARVPALLGRLVERYQPRLAVIACNTASTIALGHVRAALDLPIVGTVPAIKPAAEMTRSGVIGVLGTEATVRQPYVDDLSAKFAAGKTVLRHGSPGLVTGAEAKLRGEAVDPQVIARAVAGLSDQPGGDAIDVIVLACTHFPLLRDELQVAAGPGVSLIDGAAGIARRIAFLTEGQSWPDAPAPGVAVFTRSDDRPPPPLAALAPYGIGAIETI; this is encoded by the coding sequence ATGCACGCACCGCCCCCCGACGCCCCCATCCTCTTCTTCGATTCCGGCCTCGGCGGGCTCAGCGTACTCGGCCCGACGCGCGTGCTGTTGCCCACGGCTCCCATCGTCTATGCAGCCGATTATGCCGGCCTGCCCTATGGCAAGAAGAGCGACGAGGAACTCGCCGCGCGCGTGCCCGCGCTGCTGGGCCGCCTCGTCGAGCGGTATCAGCCGCGGCTCGCCGTCATCGCGTGCAACACCGCTTCGACGATCGCGCTCGGCCACGTCCGCGCGGCGCTCGACCTGCCGATCGTCGGCACCGTGCCCGCGATCAAGCCGGCCGCCGAAATGACGCGGAGCGGCGTGATCGGGGTGCTCGGCACCGAAGCGACGGTGCGTCAGCCCTATGTCGACGATCTGAGCGCGAAGTTCGCCGCCGGCAAGACGGTGCTGCGCCATGGCAGCCCCGGACTCGTCACCGGCGCCGAGGCCAAGCTGCGCGGCGAAGCGGTCGATCCGCAGGTCATAGCCCGCGCGGTCGCGGGCCTCAGCGATCAGCCCGGCGGCGATGCGATCGACGTCATCGTTCTCGCTTGCACCCATTTCCCGCTGCTCCGCGACGAATTGCAGGTCGCGGCGGGCCCGGGCGTAAGCCTGATCGACGGCGCCGCGGGCATCGCGCGGCGGATCGCCTTTCTGACGGAAGGACAAAGCTGGCCCGATGCGCCCGCGCCCGGCGTCGCCGTCTTCACGCGCAGCGACGACCGCCCGCCGCCGCCGCTCGCCGCGCTCGCACCCTATGGCATCGGGGCGATCGAGACGATCTGA
- the plsY gene encoding glycerol-3-phosphate 1-O-acyltransferase PlsY, translating to MTIYLLIAAGYLLGSIPFGVILTRLFGAGDLRQIGSGNIGATNVLRTGRKGLAAATLILDGAKGAAAVLLARHFVPELGDHAAMIAGAAAMIGHCYPVWLNFRGGKGVATLLGLALALAWPIGLVFALVWLGAVLLLRISSLGGMLGAVSAPVAALAFGYPVYAIGLAGLAVIVLWRHRENIARLRAGTEPRVGAGKERA from the coding sequence ATGACCATCTATCTGCTGATTGCCGCCGGCTACCTGCTGGGCTCGATCCCATTCGGCGTCATCCTGACGCGATTGTTCGGCGCGGGCGACCTGCGCCAGATCGGGTCGGGCAACATCGGCGCAACCAATGTGCTGCGGACGGGGCGCAAGGGGTTGGCGGCGGCAACGCTGATCCTCGACGGCGCGAAGGGCGCGGCCGCGGTGCTGCTCGCGCGGCACTTCGTGCCCGAACTCGGCGATCATGCCGCGATGATCGCGGGCGCGGCGGCGATGATCGGCCATTGCTATCCCGTGTGGCTCAATTTCCGCGGCGGGAAGGGGGTGGCGACGCTGCTCGGCCTTGCGCTGGCGCTCGCCTGGCCGATCGGGCTTGTGTTCGCGCTTGTCTGGCTCGGCGCCGTCCTGCTTTTGCGTATCTCGTCGCTCGGCGGAATGCTCGGCGCGGTGTCGGCGCCGGTCGCCGCGCTGGCGTTCGGCTATCCTGTTTATGCGATCGGGCTGGCGGGGCTCGCGGTGATCGTGCTGTGGCGGCACCGCGAGAATATTGCCCGGCTGCGCGCCGGGACCGAGCCGCGTGTCGGCGCCGGCAAGGAGCGCGCGTGA
- the dprA gene encoding DNA-processing protein DprA — protein MTYAERLARLRLIRTPHVGPVSWHQLMSRFGSGEAALDALPGLVLRGGAGRARIAPLDVAEREIERVAALGARHIFSDEDDYSPMLREVEGAPPVVVVRGDTAMLRRPCVAIVGARNASAAACRFARQLAADLAARDVTVVSGLARGVDTAAHIGALGGATVGVIASGIDIAFPPENAALQEKIASDQLLIAEQPPGTEPLARHFPSRNRIIAGIAHGTVVIEAAPKSGSLITARRAGDYGREVMAVPGSPLDPRAQGGNLLIREGATLIQTVDDVMEAVGPIDTRMVREPVRPFNAAPAPAGAGDGDRRSLIDLLGPTPVAVDELVRQSGQAAATVQLLLLELELAGRIERHAGAKISLL, from the coding sequence GTGACCTACGCCGAGCGGCTGGCGCGGCTGCGGCTGATCCGCACGCCGCACGTCGGGCCGGTCAGCTGGCACCAGCTGATGTCGCGGTTCGGATCGGGCGAGGCGGCGCTCGACGCACTGCCGGGTCTCGTGCTGCGCGGCGGCGCGGGCCGCGCGCGGATCGCCCCCCTCGACGTCGCCGAGCGCGAGATCGAGCGCGTCGCGGCACTCGGCGCCCGGCACATATTCAGCGACGAGGATGATTATTCGCCAATGCTGCGCGAGGTCGAGGGCGCGCCGCCGGTCGTCGTCGTGCGCGGCGACACGGCGATGCTGCGGCGGCCGTGCGTCGCGATCGTCGGCGCGCGCAACGCATCGGCCGCCGCGTGCCGCTTCGCGCGCCAGCTTGCGGCTGACCTTGCCGCGCGCGACGTCACGGTGGTGAGCGGATTGGCGCGCGGCGTCGATACCGCCGCGCATATCGGCGCGCTGGGCGGCGCGACGGTCGGCGTGATCGCGAGCGGTATCGACATCGCCTTTCCCCCCGAAAATGCCGCGCTGCAGGAGAAGATTGCGAGCGATCAGCTCCTCATCGCCGAGCAGCCGCCGGGAACCGAACCGCTCGCGCGCCATTTCCCGTCGCGCAACCGGATCATCGCCGGCATCGCGCACGGCACCGTGGTGATCGAGGCAGCTCCGAAATCGGGGTCGCTGATCACCGCGCGGCGGGCGGGCGATTACGGCCGCGAAGTGATGGCGGTGCCCGGCTCGCCGCTCGATCCGCGCGCGCAAGGCGGGAACCTGCTGATCCGCGAAGGCGCGACGTTGATCCAGACCGTCGACGATGTGATGGAGGCGGTGGGGCCGATCGACACGCGGATGGTGCGCGAACCGGTGCGGCCCTTTAACGCGGCGCCGGCGCCGGCTGGCGCGGGCGACGGGGACCGGCGCTCGCTTATCGACCTGCTCGGCCCGACGCCGGTGGCGGTCGACGAATTGGTGCGCCAGTCGGGCCAAGCCGCCGCGACAGTGCAATTGCTGTTGCTCGAACTCGAGCTCGCGGGCCGGATCGAACGCCACGCGGGAGCGAAAATCTCGCTGCTGTGA
- the topA gene encoding type I DNA topoisomerase, whose product MQLVIVESPAKAKTIEKYLGRDFKVLASYGHVRDLPPKDGSVDPDDGFAMQWQLYPDKAKRLKEIQDAAKQADRLILATDPDREGEAISWHVQELLRSKKALPASVDRVTFNAITKQAVTDAMAHPRALDDDLIDAYRARRALDYLVGFTLSPVLWRKLPGAKSAGRVQSVALRLVVEREREIEAFVAQQYWSVTGLFEMGGTPFKARLSRWRGDKIERLSITSEADARAAEADVKAGHFTVDAVETKPLTRNPPPPFTTSTLQQEAARKLGFSASHTMRIAQALYEDGAITYMRTDGVQMDGSAISAARKAIATRYDGGYVPDKPRQYQTKAKNAQEAHEAIRPTDFAKDKAGSGDHARLYELIWKRALASQMASARLERTSVDLSDGTGKTVLRATGQVVKFPGFLALYDEGRDESISPSREGADDEDARLLPAMAKGDAPAKTGVEVERHETQPPPRYSEASLVKKMEELGIGRPSTYASILQVLKDRAYVTVEKNRFIPEESGRLLTAFLERFFERYVGYDFTAGLEEELDDVSGGRAQWQAVLERFWRDFKPRTGEVMEQKPSEITAALDEFLGPYLFPDKGDGSDPRLCPNCGTGRLALRGGKFGPFIACSNYPDCKYTRKFAQPGGNGEADTGPETLGTDPESGLEVTKRSGRFGPYVQLGDGKEAKRSSIPKDIAVEDFDLDYALRLLSLPREVGVHPESGKPIMAGLGRYGPYLLHDGKYAKLTGTAEIFDIGMNAAVVRIAEAAAGGGRGRTKAEPLNTFGPHPTSGGEMKLMEGRFGPYVTDGTTNATLPKTADPATLTAEEAIALIDARAAKGPAKGKKKAAPKKKPAAKKAPAKKTPAKKAAFKE is encoded by the coding sequence ATGCAATTGGTGATTGTCGAATCGCCCGCCAAGGCGAAGACGATCGAGAAATATCTCGGTCGCGATTTCAAGGTGCTGGCATCCTATGGTCATGTCCGCGATCTGCCGCCCAAGGACGGGTCCGTCGATCCCGACGACGGCTTCGCGATGCAGTGGCAGCTTTATCCCGACAAGGCGAAGCGGCTGAAGGAGATTCAGGACGCCGCGAAGCAGGCCGACCGCCTGATCCTCGCGACCGACCCCGATCGCGAGGGCGAGGCGATCAGCTGGCATGTGCAGGAATTGCTGCGCAGCAAGAAGGCGCTTCCCGCATCGGTCGACCGCGTGACCTTCAACGCGATCACCAAACAGGCCGTGACCGACGCCATGGCGCATCCGCGCGCGCTCGACGACGATCTGATCGACGCCTATCGCGCGCGCCGCGCGCTCGACTATCTGGTCGGATTCACCCTGTCGCCGGTGCTGTGGCGCAAGCTGCCCGGCGCCAAGTCGGCGGGCCGCGTCCAGTCGGTCGCGCTGCGCTTGGTGGTCGAGCGTGAGCGCGAGATCGAGGCGTTCGTCGCGCAGCAATATTGGTCGGTGACCGGCCTTTTCGAAATGGGCGGCACGCCGTTCAAGGCGCGGCTGTCACGCTGGCGCGGCGACAAGATCGAGCGGCTGTCGATCACGAGCGAAGCCGATGCGCGCGCCGCCGAAGCCGACGTCAAGGCGGGGCATTTCACGGTCGATGCGGTCGAGACCAAGCCGCTGACGCGCAACCCGCCGCCGCCGTTCACGACCTCGACATTGCAACAGGAAGCCGCGCGCAAGCTCGGCTTCTCGGCGAGCCACACGATGCGCATCGCGCAGGCGCTCTACGAGGATGGCGCGATCACTTACATGCGGACCGACGGCGTCCAGATGGACGGCAGCGCGATCAGCGCCGCCCGCAAGGCCATCGCGACGCGATACGACGGCGGTTATGTCCCCGACAAGCCGCGGCAGTATCAAACCAAGGCAAAGAATGCGCAGGAAGCGCACGAGGCGATCCGCCCGACCGATTTCGCGAAGGACAAGGCCGGCAGCGGCGACCATGCGCGGCTCTACGAGCTGATCTGGAAGCGCGCACTCGCGAGCCAGATGGCGTCGGCGCGGCTCGAGCGCACCAGCGTCGACCTGAGCGACGGCACCGGCAAGACGGTGCTACGCGCGACGGGGCAGGTGGTGAAATTCCCGGGCTTTCTCGCGCTCTATGACGAGGGCCGCGACGAGAGTATTTCCCCCTCCCGGGAGGGGGCCGACGACGAGGACGCGCGTCTGCTGCCCGCGATGGCGAAGGGCGACGCACCCGCCAAGACCGGGGTCGAGGTAGAGCGCCACGAAACGCAGCCGCCGCCGCGTTATTCGGAAGCGAGCCTCGTCAAGAAGATGGAGGAGCTCGGCATCGGGCGCCCGTCGACCTATGCCTCGATCCTCCAGGTGCTGAAGGATCGCGCCTATGTGACGGTCGAGAAGAACCGCTTCATTCCCGAAGAAAGCGGACGGTTGCTCACTGCCTTCCTCGAACGCTTCTTCGAGCGTTATGTCGGCTACGACTTCACCGCGGGGCTCGAGGAGGAACTCGACGATGTCTCGGGCGGCCGCGCGCAGTGGCAGGCGGTGCTCGAACGCTTCTGGCGCGACTTCAAGCCGCGCACCGGCGAAGTGATGGAGCAGAAGCCGTCGGAGATCACCGCGGCGCTCGACGAGTTCCTCGGCCCCTATCTCTTCCCCGACAAGGGCGACGGCAGCGACCCGCGCCTGTGCCCCAATTGCGGCACCGGGCGTCTCGCGCTGCGCGGCGGCAAATTCGGACCGTTCATCGCGTGCAGCAATTATCCCGACTGCAAATATACGCGCAAATTCGCGCAGCCGGGCGGCAATGGCGAGGCCGACACGGGGCCGGAGACGCTGGGCACCGATCCCGAAAGCGGGCTGGAAGTGACCAAGCGCAGCGGGCGTTTCGGCCCCTATGTCCAGCTCGGCGACGGCAAGGAGGCGAAGCGTTCGTCGATCCCGAAGGACATAGCGGTTGAGGATTTCGACCTCGATTATGCGCTCCGGCTCCTCAGCCTGCCGCGCGAGGTCGGGGTGCATCCCGAAAGCGGCAAGCCGATCATGGCGGGGCTGGGGCGCTATGGCCCCTATCTGCTTCACGACGGCAAATATGCGAAGCTGACGGGCACCGCCGAAATTTTCGACATCGGCATGAACGCCGCGGTCGTCCGCATCGCCGAAGCCGCCGCCGGCGGCGGGCGCGGGCGGACCAAGGCCGAGCCGCTCAACACCTTCGGCCCGCACCCGACGAGCGGCGGCGAGATGAAGCTGATGGAAGGGCGCTTCGGGCCCTATGTCACCGACGGCACGACGAACGCGACACTGCCCAAGACCGCCGACCCCGCGACGCTGACCGCCGAGGAAGCCATCGCGCTGATCGATGCGCGCGCGGCAAAAGGGCCCGCGAAGGGTAAGAAGAAGGCGGCGCCGAAGAAGAAGCCCGCAGCGAAGAAGGCGCCTGCTAAAAAGACTCCGGCGAAGAAGGCGGCATTCAAGGAATAG
- a CDS encoding lipase family protein — translation MRHFLAVILLAILSVPSLPAAAQPLRHLISAQPMTDTPPGTQAWRIQYWTTNGSGQRLAVTGIVGAPMEAIPPRPRRVIAWTHGAWGVAEKCAPSLSPNFFEYSAGMDAVRSGYVVVAPDYIGLASPTMHPFLVGPDTANAVLDAVRAAREIPGAAAGSSFAVWGESQGGHAALWTATAARSYAPDLTLVGTAAAAPPTDLAANLAQGSDKNARALLLSFALHSWSTLYGFSMDGITGRTNQGIINRLAQNNCVAFNKKPKLGTILGILTIGRATKDKDIARIEPFGSFARANSVDPARVPGPLLIAQSRKDTIVAPAVTRKFAKVVCRRGTPLRWIDMTGGHGTSAKDSAQETIGWISARFDGNPPPNDCRRI, via the coding sequence ATGCGCCATTTCCTTGCCGTGATCCTGCTCGCCATTTTGTCCGTTCCTTCCCTGCCCGCTGCGGCCCAGCCTTTGCGTCACCTGATTTCCGCCCAGCCGATGACCGACACGCCGCCCGGCACGCAGGCGTGGCGCATCCAATATTGGACGACGAACGGCAGCGGCCAGCGCCTCGCGGTCACCGGCATCGTCGGCGCGCCGATGGAGGCAATCCCGCCGCGCCCGCGCCGCGTCATCGCGTGGACACACGGCGCATGGGGTGTCGCCGAGAAATGCGCTCCATCGCTCAGTCCCAATTTCTTCGAATATTCGGCGGGAATGGATGCCGTTCGCTCGGGCTATGTCGTCGTTGCGCCCGATTATATCGGTCTCGCCAGCCCAACGATGCACCCGTTCCTCGTCGGTCCGGACACCGCCAACGCGGTGCTCGACGCCGTCCGCGCGGCGCGGGAAATCCCGGGCGCAGCGGCGGGAAGCAGCTTCGCCGTCTGGGGCGAATCGCAAGGCGGCCATGCCGCACTATGGACCGCCACCGCCGCGCGCTCCTATGCCCCCGACCTGACGCTCGTCGGAACCGCCGCTGCGGCGCCGCCGACCGACCTCGCCGCGAACCTCGCTCAAGGCAGCGACAAGAACGCCCGCGCGCTGCTCCTGTCCTTCGCGCTGCATAGCTGGTCGACGCTCTACGGCTTTTCGATGGACGGCATCACGGGCCGCACCAATCAGGGGATCATCAACCGGCTGGCGCAGAATAATTGCGTCGCCTTCAACAAAAAACCGAAACTCGGCACGATCCTCGGCATCCTCACCATCGGGCGGGCAACGAAGGACAAGGATATCGCGAGGATCGAGCCCTTCGGATCGTTCGCACGCGCCAACAGCGTCGATCCAGCGCGCGTGCCGGGCCCGCTGCTGATCGCGCAGAGCCGCAAGGACACGATCGTCGCGCCCGCGGTGACGCGCAAGTTCGCGAAGGTCGTGTGCCGGCGCGGCACGCCGCTGCGCTGGATCGACATGACCGGTGGGCATGGCACGAGCGCGAAGGACAGCGCGCAGGAAACGATCGGCTGGATCAGCGCGCGCTTCGACGGCAACCCGCCGCCGAATGATTGCCGGCGGATTTAA
- the era gene encoding GTPase Era gives MTQHCGFVAVVGAPNAGKSTLVNALVGQKVAIVSPKAQTTRTRLMGVAMEGETQIILIDTPGIFAPTRRLDRAMVAAAWGSLEEAEAILVMIDAAAKLTGRVERVLEGIANRPEKKYLILNKVDLTRKDKLLTIATELNGKVAFDETFFISASSGDGVPELKAHLAKLMPEGPWHFPEDEVSDAPERMLAAEITREQLYRQLHEELPYQSTVETELFKTRPDGSAEIHQQIFVARDNQRAIVLGKGGARIKEIGARARAELAELMGRKVHLFLHVKVKENWDEDRGVYRDMGLDWVD, from the coding sequence ATGACTCAGCATTGCGGTTTCGTCGCCGTCGTCGGCGCCCCCAATGCGGGCAAATCGACCCTCGTCAACGCGCTCGTCGGTCAGAAGGTCGCGATCGTCAGCCCGAAGGCGCAGACGACGCGCACGCGCCTGATGGGGGTCGCTATGGAGGGCGAGACGCAGATCATCCTGATCGACACGCCCGGCATCTTTGCCCCCACGCGCCGGCTCGACCGCGCGATGGTGGCCGCCGCCTGGGGCAGCCTCGAGGAAGCCGAGGCGATTCTCGTGATGATCGATGCCGCGGCGAAACTGACGGGCCGCGTCGAGCGCGTGCTCGAAGGAATCGCGAACCGGCCCGAGAAGAAATATCTGATCCTCAACAAGGTCGATCTGACCAGGAAGGACAAGCTGCTCACGATCGCCACCGAGCTGAACGGCAAGGTCGCGTTCGACGAGACCTTCTTCATCTCGGCGAGCAGCGGCGACGGTGTGCCCGAACTCAAGGCGCATCTTGCCAAGCTGATGCCCGAGGGGCCGTGGCACTTCCCCGAGGACGAGGTCAGCGACGCGCCCGAGCGCATGCTCGCCGCCGAAATCACCCGCGAGCAGCTCTATCGCCAGCTCCACGAAGAGCTGCCCTATCAGTCGACGGTCGAGACCGAATTGTTCAAGACGCGCCCCGACGGCAGCGCCGAAATCCATCAGCAGATCTTCGTCGCGCGCGACAACCAGCGCGCGATCGTGCTCGGCAAGGGCGGCGCCCGCATCAAGGAAATCGGCGCCCGCGCGCGGGCCGAACTCGCCGAACTGATGGGCCGCAAGGTCCACCTGTTCCTGCACGTCAAGGTCAAGGAAAATTGGGACGAAGACCGCGGCGTCTATCGCGACATGGGGCTCGACTGGGTGGATTGA
- the rnc gene encoding ribonuclease III gives MSDILDTGALADIIGCTPDDIALYDLALTHGSTGRADYQRLEFLGDRVLGLVIASELYTRFPAASEGEMSSRLHVLASGATCATIAQKLDLTALIRFGAQARNDGGRYSDNIAADAIEALIGALYLDKGAEAARRFILTYWNEMIDGQQAAPKHPKAALQEWALARKRRPPEYEIVSREGPDHAPRFRVAVRVGKLARAEAEGASKQAAEKAAAAALLAELEGMKK, from the coding sequence TTGAGCGATATTCTCGACACCGGGGCTCTCGCCGACATTATCGGCTGCACTCCGGATGATATCGCGCTCTACGACCTCGCGCTGACGCATGGCAGCACCGGGCGCGCCGATTATCAGCGGCTCGAGTTCCTCGGCGATCGCGTTCTCGGCCTCGTCATCGCGTCCGAACTCTACACGCGCTTTCCCGCGGCGAGCGAGGGCGAGATGTCGTCGCGGCTGCATGTGCTCGCCTCGGGCGCGACCTGCGCCACGATCGCGCAAAAGCTCGACCTCACCGCGCTGATCCGTTTCGGCGCGCAGGCGCGCAACGACGGCGGCCGCTACAGCGACAATATCGCCGCCGACGCGATCGAGGCGCTGATCGGCGCGCTCTATCTCGACAAGGGTGCGGAAGCGGCTCGGCGATTCATTCTGACCTACTGGAACGAGATGATCGACGGGCAGCAGGCGGCGCCCAAGCATCCCAAGGCGGCGCTCCAGGAATGGGCGCTTGCGCGCAAGCGCCGCCCGCCCGAATATGAGATCGTGTCGCGCGAGGGCCCCGACCATGCGCCGCGCTTCCGCGTCGCGGTGCGCGTTGGCAAGCTCGCGCGCGCCGAAGCCGAGGGCGCCAGCAAACAGGCGGCGGAGAAGGCCGCGGCGGCAGCTCTGCTTGCCGAACTCGAAGGAATGAAAAAATGA
- the lepB gene encoding signal peptidase I, which translates to MTNASFTADVTPPAGPTPPAPTPAPVSAKEEAVDTVRFLALLAIAVLIFRSFFLSPFNIPSESMQPRLLIGDYLLVNKMAYGYSKFSLPFSAPLIPGRIFPRTPERGDVVVFKAPPVNDNDYIKRVIGLPGDSVQVKGGIVWLNGKPLKREAMPDFVIPVTPNMIEASRATGTLPCYAPEFEEVAADGTRQCRYKQFRETLPSGKSYAILDITTIAEDNTPLIVVPEGHMFLMGDNRDRSADSRFPAVENQGIGLVPEENLVGHALVGMFSTDGSASWINPISWFTAARWERIGDGF; encoded by the coding sequence ATGACCAATGCCAGCTTTACCGCCGATGTGACGCCTCCCGCCGGACCGACGCCGCCCGCCCCGACTCCCGCGCCGGTATCCGCCAAGGAAGAGGCGGTCGATACCGTCCGCTTCCTCGCGCTGCTCGCGATCGCGGTGCTGATCTTCCGCAGCTTTTTCCTGTCGCCCTTCAACATCCCGTCGGAATCGATGCAGCCGCGCCTTCTGATCGGCGACTATCTGCTCGTGAACAAGATGGCTTATGGCTATTCGAAATTCAGCCTGCCGTTCAGCGCGCCGCTGATCCCGGGCCGCATTTTCCCGCGCACCCCCGAGCGCGGCGACGTCGTCGTGTTCAAGGCGCCGCCGGTCAACGACAATGATTATATCAAGCGCGTGATCGGCCTGCCGGGCGACAGCGTGCAGGTGAAGGGCGGCATCGTCTGGCTCAACGGCAAGCCGCTCAAGCGCGAAGCGATGCCCGACTTCGTCATCCCCGTGACCCCGAACATGATCGAGGCGTCGCGCGCGACGGGCACCCTGCCCTGCTACGCCCCCGAGTTCGAGGAAGTCGCAGCCGACGGGACGCGCCAGTGCCGCTACAAGCAGTTCCGCGAAACGCTGCCCAGCGGCAAAAGCTATGCGATCCTCGACATCACGACGATCGCCGAGGACAACACCCCGCTCATCGTCGTGCCCGAGGGGCATATGTTCCTGATGGGCGACAACCGCGACCGCAGCGCCGACAGCCGCTTCCCCGCGGTGGAGAACCAGGGCATCGGCCTCGTTCCCGAAGAAAATCTGGTCGGCCACGCGCTCGTCGGCATGTTTTCGACCGACGGATCGGCGAGCTGGATCAACCCGATCAGCTGGTTCACCGCCGCGCGCTGGGAACGCATCGGGGACGGTTTTTGA